A window of the Pungitius pungitius chromosome 3, fPunPun2.1, whole genome shotgun sequence genome harbors these coding sequences:
- the LOC119209903 gene encoding peripheral plasma membrane protein CASK-like isoform X6, whose product MTMADDDVLFEDVYELCEVIGKGPFSVVRRCINRDTGQQFAVKIVDVASFTSSPGLSTEDLKREASICHMLKHPHIVELLETYSSDGMLYMVFEFMDGADLCFEIVKRADAGFVYSEAVASHYMRQILEALRYCHDNNVIHRDVKPHCVLLASKENSAPVKLGGFGVAIQLGESGLVAGGRVGTPHFMAPEVVKREPYGKPVDVWGCGVILFILLSGCLPFYGTKERLFEAIIKGKYKVCVLVQMNPRQWAHISESAKDLVRRMLMLDPAERITVYEALNHPWLKERDRYAYKIHLPETVEQLRKFNARRKLKGAVLAAVSSHKFNSYYGDPPEELHDFSEDPTSSGAVSQVLDSLEEIHALTDCSEKDMDFLHSVFQDQHLHTLLDLYDKINTRSSPQIRNPPSDGVQRAKEVLETLSCYPENMEAKELRRILTQPHFMALLQTHDVVAHEVYSDDALRVTPPPTSPYLNGDSPDSTNGDMDLENVTRVRLVQFQKNTDEPMGITLKMNELNHCIVARIMHGGMIHRQGTLHVGDEIREINGISVANQTVEQLQKMLREMRGSITFKIVPSYRSQSGSCDKESPDVSRQSPANGHASVTSSILDLPATIQPKGRQISRPAIKDKLSIKIYVRAQFEYDPVRDDLIPCKEAGIRFQVGDIIQIISKDDHNWWQGKLENTKNATAGLIPSPELQEWRVACIAMEKTKQEQQASCTWFGKKKKQYKDKYLAKHNAVFDQLDLVTYEEVVRVPSFKRRTLVLLGAHGVGRRHIKNTLITKHPDRFAYPIPHTTRPPKKDEENGKNYYFVSHDQMMQDISNNDYLEYGSHEDAMYGTRLETIRQIHAQGMVSILDVEPQALKILRTADFAPYVVFIAAPTVAPGMTEDDSLQRLQKESEMLQGTYAHYFDQTIINNEIDDTIRLLEEAVDLVSTTSQWVPVSWVY is encoded by the exons ATGACCATGGCGGACGACGACGTGCTGTTCGAGGATGTCTACGAGCTGTGCGAGGTGATTGGCAA GGGCCCCTTCAGCGTGGTCCGGCGCTGCATCAACAGGGACACGGGCCAGCAGTTCGCCGTTAAGATCGTCGACGTGGCCAGCTTCACCTCCAGCCCCGGCCTCAGCACAGAAG ATCTGAAGCGAGAGGCCAGTATCTGCCACATGCTGAAACACCCTCACAtcgtggagctgctggagacatACAGCTCCGATGGCATGCTCTACATGGTCTTTGAATT CATGGATGGAGCCGACCTGTGTTTTGAAATCGTCAAGAGAGCCGACGCCGGGTTTGTGTACAGCGAAGCGGTGGCCAG TCACTACATGAGGCAGATTTTGGAGGCTCTGCGCTACTGCCACGACAACAATGTGATTCATCGTGACGTGAAG CCTCATTGTGTGCTGTTGGCCTCAAAGGAGAACTCTGCTCCTGTCAAGCTGGGGGGCTTTGGAGTGGCAATACAGCTGGGAGAGTCCGGTTTAGTAGCTGGAG GCCGAGTCGGCACGCCCCACTTCATGGCCCCCGAGGTGGTCAAGAGGGAGCCGTACGGCAAGCCGGTGGATGTGTGGGGATGTGGAgtcatcctcttcatcctcctctctggCTGCCTTCCTTTCTACGGCACCAAGGAACGCTTGTTCGAGGCCATCATCAAGGGGAAATACAA ggtgtgtgttcTTGTCCAGATGAACCCCCGCCAGTGGGCCCACATCTCCGAGAGCGCCAAGGACCTGGTGAGACGCATGCTGATGCTGGACCCGGCTGAGAGGATCACCGTCTACGAGGCCCTCAACCACCCCTGGCTGAAG GAGAGGGACAGGTACGCCTACAAGATCCACCTCCCCGAAACTGTGGAGCAGCTGAGGAAATTTAATGCCAGGAGGAAGCTGAAG GGTGCAGTGCTGGCAGCGGTTTCCAGCCATAAGTTTAATTCCTACTACGGTGACCCCCCAGAGGAACTACATGACTTCTCAGAAGACCCCACCTCCTCAG GAGCAGTTTCACAGGTTTTGGACAGTCTAGAGGAGATTCACGCGTTGACAGACTGCAGTGAGAAAGACATGGACTTTCTCCACAGTGTTTTCCAGGACCAGCACCTCCACACCCTGTTAGAT CTTTATGACAAAATCAACACCAGGTCCTCCCCTCAGATCAGAAACCCTCCAAGTGATGGAGTGCAGAGAGCCAAAGAG GTACTGGAAACCCTCTCCTGTTACCCAGAGAACATGGAGGCCAAAGAGCTCAGGCGGATCCTCACACAGCCACACTTCATG gctctgctgcagacCCACGATGTGGTGGCCCACGAGGTCTACAGCGACGACGCGCTGCGGGTGACTCCCCCGCCCACTTCCCCTTACCTGAACGGAGACTCCCCGGACAGCACCAACGGAGACATGGACTTGGAGAACGTCACCAGGGTGCGCCTGGTCCAGTTTCAGAAGAACACCGATGAGCCCATG GGCATCACTCTGAAAATGAACGAACTGAACCACTGTATTGTGGCCCGAATCATGCACGGTGGAATGATACATCGACAAG GGACTCTGCATGTCGGAGATGAGATCCGGGAGATTAATGGCATCAGCGTTGCCAACCAGACGGTAGAACAGCTCCAAAAGATGCTG AGAGAAATGAGAGGTAGCATCACCTTCAAGATTGTGCCCAGTTACCGGTCCCAGTCCGGGTCCTGTGAT AAAGAGTCACCGGATGTGTCCCGACAGTCGCCTGCAAACGGTCATGCCAGCGTAACAAGCTCCATCCTG GACCTGCCTGCGACGATCCAGCCCAAAGGCCGGCAG ATCTCCAGACCTGCCATCAAGGACAAATTGTCCATCAAG ATATACGTTCGCGCTCAGTTTGAGTATGACCCGGTGAGGGACGACCTCATCCCATGTAAGGAGGCGGGCATTCGCTTCCAAGTGGGCGACATCATTCAGATCATCTCCAAGGACGACCACAACTGGTGGCAGGGAAAGCTGGAGAACACCAAGAACGCCACAGCGGGCCTCATCCCCTCACCTGAGCTGCAGGAGTG GCGCGTGGCGTGTATAGCCATGGAGAAGACCAAACAGGAGCAGCAGGCCAGCTGTACCTGGtttggcaagaagaagaaacaatacAAAGACAAGTACCTGGCCAAGCACAACGCGG TGTTTGACCAACTAGATCTGGTGACTTATGAGGAGGTGGTCCGAGTCCCATCATTCAAAAGGAGAACGCTGGTCTTGCTCG GTGCACATGGAGTTGGACGGAGGCACATCAAGAACACGCTTATCACCAAACATCCCGACCGCTTTGCCTACCCCATCCCCC ACACGACTCGGCCTCCGAAGAAGGACGAGGAGAACGGGAAGAACTACTACTTTGTGTCTCACGACCAGATGATGCAGGACATCAGCAACAACGACTACCTGGAGTACGGCAGCCACGAGGACGCCATGTACGGAACCAGGCTGGAGACGATCAGGCAGATCCACGCACAGGGCATGGTCTCCATTTTGGATGTGGAACCGCAG gcGCTAAAGATCCTCAGGACAGCGGATTTTGCTCCCTACGTTGTCTTCATCGCAGCTCCCACCGTCGCCCCCGGCATGACCGAG GATGACTCTCTGCAGCGGCTCCAAAAGGAATCAGAGATGCTGCAGGGGACCTACGCCCACTACTTTGACCAGACCATCATCAACAACGAGATTGACGACACCATCCGACTGCTGGAGGAGGCCGTAGACCTGGTGTCCACCACTTCTCAGTGGGTCCCCGTCTCCTGGGTCTACTGA
- the LOC119209903 gene encoding peripheral plasma membrane protein CASK-like isoform X2: protein MTMADDDVLFEDVYELCEVIGKGPFSVVRRCINRDTGQQFAVKIVDVASFTSSPGLSTEDLKREASICHMLKHPHIVELLETYSSDGMLYMVFEFMDGADLCFEIVKRADAGFVYSEAVASHYMRQILEALRYCHDNNVIHRDVKPHCVLLASKENSAPVKLGGFGVAIQLGESGLVAGGRVGTPHFMAPEVVKREPYGKPVDVWGCGVILFILLSGCLPFYGTKERLFEAIIKGKYKVCVLVQMNPRQWAHISESAKDLVRRMLMLDPAERITVYEALNHPWLKERDRYAYKIHLPETVEQLRKFNARRKLKGAVLAAVSSHKFNSYYGDPPEELHDFSEDPTSSGLLAAERAVSQVLDSLEEIHALTDCSEKDMDFLHSVFQDQHLHTLLDLYDKINTRSSPQIRNPPSDGVQRAKEVLETLSCYPENMEAKELRRILTQPHFMALLQTHDVVAHEVYSDDALRVTPPPTSPYLNGDSPDSTNGDMDLENVTRVRLVQFQKNTDEPMGITLKMNELNHCIVARIMHGGMIHRQGTLHVGDEIREINGISVANQTVEQLQKMLREMRGSITFKIVPSYRSQSGSCDKESPDVSRQSPANGHASVTSSILDLPATIQPKGRQISRPAIKDKLSIKIYVRAQFEYDPVRDDLIPCKEAGIRFQVGDIIQIISKDDHNWWQGKLENTKNATAGLIPSPELQEWRVACIAMEKTKQEQQASCTWFGKKKKQYKDKYLAKHNAVFDQLDLVTYEEVVRVPSFKRRTLVLLGAHGVGRRHIKNTLITKHPDRFAYPIPHTTRPPKKDEENGKNYYFVSHDQMMQDISNNDYLEYGSHEDAMYGTRLETIRQIHAQGMVSILDVEPQALKILRTADFAPYVVFIAAPTVAPGMTEDDSLQRLQKESEMLQGTYAHYFDQTIINNEIDDTIRLLEEAVDLVSTTSQWVPVSWVY, encoded by the exons ATGACCATGGCGGACGACGACGTGCTGTTCGAGGATGTCTACGAGCTGTGCGAGGTGATTGGCAA GGGCCCCTTCAGCGTGGTCCGGCGCTGCATCAACAGGGACACGGGCCAGCAGTTCGCCGTTAAGATCGTCGACGTGGCCAGCTTCACCTCCAGCCCCGGCCTCAGCACAGAAG ATCTGAAGCGAGAGGCCAGTATCTGCCACATGCTGAAACACCCTCACAtcgtggagctgctggagacatACAGCTCCGATGGCATGCTCTACATGGTCTTTGAATT CATGGATGGAGCCGACCTGTGTTTTGAAATCGTCAAGAGAGCCGACGCCGGGTTTGTGTACAGCGAAGCGGTGGCCAG TCACTACATGAGGCAGATTTTGGAGGCTCTGCGCTACTGCCACGACAACAATGTGATTCATCGTGACGTGAAG CCTCATTGTGTGCTGTTGGCCTCAAAGGAGAACTCTGCTCCTGTCAAGCTGGGGGGCTTTGGAGTGGCAATACAGCTGGGAGAGTCCGGTTTAGTAGCTGGAG GCCGAGTCGGCACGCCCCACTTCATGGCCCCCGAGGTGGTCAAGAGGGAGCCGTACGGCAAGCCGGTGGATGTGTGGGGATGTGGAgtcatcctcttcatcctcctctctggCTGCCTTCCTTTCTACGGCACCAAGGAACGCTTGTTCGAGGCCATCATCAAGGGGAAATACAA ggtgtgtgttcTTGTCCAGATGAACCCCCGCCAGTGGGCCCACATCTCCGAGAGCGCCAAGGACCTGGTGAGACGCATGCTGATGCTGGACCCGGCTGAGAGGATCACCGTCTACGAGGCCCTCAACCACCCCTGGCTGAAG GAGAGGGACAGGTACGCCTACAAGATCCACCTCCCCGAAACTGTGGAGCAGCTGAGGAAATTTAATGCCAGGAGGAAGCTGAAG GGTGCAGTGCTGGCAGCGGTTTCCAGCCATAAGTTTAATTCCTACTACGGTGACCCCCCAGAGGAACTACATGACTTCTCAGAAGACCCCACCTCCTCAG GACTGCTAGCTGCTGAAA GAGCAGTTTCACAGGTTTTGGACAGTCTAGAGGAGATTCACGCGTTGACAGACTGCAGTGAGAAAGACATGGACTTTCTCCACAGTGTTTTCCAGGACCAGCACCTCCACACCCTGTTAGAT CTTTATGACAAAATCAACACCAGGTCCTCCCCTCAGATCAGAAACCCTCCAAGTGATGGAGTGCAGAGAGCCAAAGAG GTACTGGAAACCCTCTCCTGTTACCCAGAGAACATGGAGGCCAAAGAGCTCAGGCGGATCCTCACACAGCCACACTTCATG gctctgctgcagacCCACGATGTGGTGGCCCACGAGGTCTACAGCGACGACGCGCTGCGGGTGACTCCCCCGCCCACTTCCCCTTACCTGAACGGAGACTCCCCGGACAGCACCAACGGAGACATGGACTTGGAGAACGTCACCAGGGTGCGCCTGGTCCAGTTTCAGAAGAACACCGATGAGCCCATG GGCATCACTCTGAAAATGAACGAACTGAACCACTGTATTGTGGCCCGAATCATGCACGGTGGAATGATACATCGACAAG GGACTCTGCATGTCGGAGATGAGATCCGGGAGATTAATGGCATCAGCGTTGCCAACCAGACGGTAGAACAGCTCCAAAAGATGCTG AGAGAAATGAGAGGTAGCATCACCTTCAAGATTGTGCCCAGTTACCGGTCCCAGTCCGGGTCCTGTGAT AAAGAGTCACCGGATGTGTCCCGACAGTCGCCTGCAAACGGTCATGCCAGCGTAACAAGCTCCATCCTG GACCTGCCTGCGACGATCCAGCCCAAAGGCCGGCAG ATCTCCAGACCTGCCATCAAGGACAAATTGTCCATCAAG ATATACGTTCGCGCTCAGTTTGAGTATGACCCGGTGAGGGACGACCTCATCCCATGTAAGGAGGCGGGCATTCGCTTCCAAGTGGGCGACATCATTCAGATCATCTCCAAGGACGACCACAACTGGTGGCAGGGAAAGCTGGAGAACACCAAGAACGCCACAGCGGGCCTCATCCCCTCACCTGAGCTGCAGGAGTG GCGCGTGGCGTGTATAGCCATGGAGAAGACCAAACAGGAGCAGCAGGCCAGCTGTACCTGGtttggcaagaagaagaaacaatacAAAGACAAGTACCTGGCCAAGCACAACGCGG TGTTTGACCAACTAGATCTGGTGACTTATGAGGAGGTGGTCCGAGTCCCATCATTCAAAAGGAGAACGCTGGTCTTGCTCG GTGCACATGGAGTTGGACGGAGGCACATCAAGAACACGCTTATCACCAAACATCCCGACCGCTTTGCCTACCCCATCCCCC ACACGACTCGGCCTCCGAAGAAGGACGAGGAGAACGGGAAGAACTACTACTTTGTGTCTCACGACCAGATGATGCAGGACATCAGCAACAACGACTACCTGGAGTACGGCAGCCACGAGGACGCCATGTACGGAACCAGGCTGGAGACGATCAGGCAGATCCACGCACAGGGCATGGTCTCCATTTTGGATGTGGAACCGCAG gcGCTAAAGATCCTCAGGACAGCGGATTTTGCTCCCTACGTTGTCTTCATCGCAGCTCCCACCGTCGCCCCCGGCATGACCGAG GATGACTCTCTGCAGCGGCTCCAAAAGGAATCAGAGATGCTGCAGGGGACCTACGCCCACTACTTTGACCAGACCATCATCAACAACGAGATTGACGACACCATCCGACTGCTGGAGGAGGCCGTAGACCTGGTGTCCACCACTTCTCAGTGGGTCCCCGTCTCCTGGGTCTACTGA